One Triticum dicoccoides isolate Atlit2015 ecotype Zavitan chromosome 3B, WEW_v2.0, whole genome shotgun sequence genomic window, CCACCACTATCCAATAGTGCTAGTAATTAAGTACAGTCCTTCTCATTACACATGAAATATCGTAATCGACGATGGGCCAGAGCAATTGAGTTTTACGTACGACCGGTTATTTAGTTCTGTTGGAATGTGTTGCTTTCCTCATAAACAGTGACGTATGTACGTACAACCTATTAATGATTTTGTAAGCCATAATTCCTTTTTTTATTGTGTTGAGATGGACAGCTAAAATTAGCCGATCGACCAGTACAGTCATATGCTTATTTTGACCCTCCTCCGGGTGTACATATATACTATTCTctctgatccaaaataagtgtcgtactaaaaccacgacacttattttggattggagggagtagcaTTTAAACACAGAAATCGTTAACCTCACCTCTATTTCATATTGCTGGCATTTTCTGAATATACACAGCCCCAAGTTCCTAGGAAATACCAAGCTAGTGTCACGTTTGAAAGGCCAAGCTAACAATAAATTGATGTAGTACATAACTGATATCTAGCAACAAATCTGAGAAGATTTCGAATTACCAAGAGGAGGCATATATCCCTCTGTTTGAAATTACTATCAGGGTGACAAATGGAATTCACCGGTATCTAGAAATAGGATAAAATTATCATGTAGCAAGTACGTAGTTGGATGCAGATAGTATGAAGTACTCCCTCTGATCAATAATAATTGCCATGgctttagtttaaatttgaactaaaacctcgAGAAGTATATGGATTGGAGGGAGCGAGTAAGATTTTTGAGAAACAGAAGAATTAACTTCTGGACTAGAAACTAAGTAAGGACGATACAATTTAATTAATGATTTACATAGGATGAAATTATCACACGGTAAGTGAATCTCAACCGATAAGAAGAGAATGACTTGTAGGTATGCGAAGACATTCGGTTGGCACGCATAAATCATTAGCTTATCAAACTCTCTCTCAATCCTTGCCAAGGGCCGCCTGTGGTATTTTGGCCGTAACTGTAACTGTTTTGTACCGTTTTCCCACTCTGAATACAAAAGACATGCAACTCTCGTGTGTGTTCTTGAAAAAAAGAAATCTCTCTGCCAAGTCGAAACAAAAAGTCTGATGAAAATCCATGGTTAGTTTTACATGACATGATTtaataatataattttcaaactcaaAAGATTTATTATGTGTGGTTATGTGCATTCACGATGTGTAGAGATGGGAAAATATGGCTCTTCCATTACCAAAAGCAGATGGCTTATCTTAGTAAAAAAATAACATCCTTTGATATTTTAAATAATTTGTTCTCATATTTTTCTAACATTTTGCGTCTTATATGTGTATATAGTCTACAGTGACCCAGCTAGGCAGCCTAGATGAGGCTGTGTCATACATCAAGAAGCTCAAGGAAAGGGTCGACGAGCTGCAACATAGGAAGAGCTCTGCGAAAGCAATGGCTGCCGCAAGAGGGGCTAGTGGCGCTTCAACGCCCGCCACCACCCCAACCACGAGTGGTGGTGCAGGGTCACAAGAACAAGAGAAACATTGGGAGGCTTCAGCACcggtggtggaggtgcggcaacACGATGATACAAGCATGGATGTGGTGCTTGTATGCGGCACAGAGAGGCCGATCATGCTCCACAAGGTGATCACCATCCTTGAGGAAGAAGGCGCCGATGTCA contains:
- the LOC119280380 gene encoding transcription factor bHLH168-like, which gives rise to MELQAQPTGRKRGRTRDGTTARVVPRKEAERERRQHMKALCAKLASLIPKEHFSNPSTVTQLGSLDEAVSYIKKLKERVDELQHRKSSAKAMAAARGASGASTPATTPTTSGGAGSQEQEKHWEASAPVVEVRQHDDTSMDVVLVCGTERPIMLHKVITILEEEGADVINANQSVATHKIFYTIHCRAFSSRIGINVSSVSGRLRDVVN